Proteins encoded in a region of the Flavobacterium sp. PMTSA4 genome:
- a CDS encoding ferredoxin--NADP reductase produces MSTFYKLHIKEVSQETPSAISVVFTVPAELKTAYQFVAGQYVNLKLTLDGEEIRRAYSICSSPNSDELRISIKSVKNGHFSKFANDNLKVGDIIEVGQPEGRFTFEPNADRQKNYAAFAAGSGITPIMSIIQSALESEPKSTFVLVYGNKTPEETIFHKQLHDLHLKYVARFFVHYVYSQAKVDGELFGRIEKSTVNFVLNNKHKEKEFDKFYLCGPEEMINIVSTVLKEHNVAEKDIKFELFSTSSSDNNTAISSDGHTKITVLVDDDETTFEMSKKQTVLEAALKQGIDAPYSCQGGICSSCLARITSGSAIMTKNSILTDGEIADGLILTCQAHPTSDEIYVDYDDV; encoded by the coding sequence ATGTCCACATTTTATAAATTACATATTAAAGAAGTTTCTCAAGAAACACCAAGTGCTATATCGGTAGTTTTTACTGTTCCTGCTGAATTGAAAACTGCTTATCAATTTGTTGCTGGTCAATATGTTAATCTCAAATTAACCCTTGATGGCGAAGAAATTCGCAGAGCATATTCTATTTGTTCTTCTCCTAACAGTGATGAATTAAGAATATCCATTAAATCAGTTAAAAACGGTCATTTTTCAAAATTTGCAAATGATAATTTAAAAGTTGGCGATATCATAGAAGTTGGTCAACCTGAAGGCAGATTTACATTTGAACCTAATGCCGATAGACAAAAAAACTATGCTGCCTTTGCAGCCGGAAGTGGAATTACTCCAATTATGTCAATTATTCAATCTGCTTTAGAAAGTGAACCAAAAAGTACTTTTGTGTTGGTTTATGGTAATAAAACTCCTGAAGAAACTATTTTTCACAAACAATTACACGATTTACATTTAAAATATGTAGCTCGTTTTTTTGTGCATTATGTTTACAGTCAAGCAAAAGTAGATGGCGAACTTTTTGGTAGAATTGAAAAATCAACTGTGAATTTTGTGTTGAATAATAAGCATAAAGAAAAAGAATTTGACAAATTTTACCTTTGTGGACCTGAAGAAATGATTAACATCGTTTCTACTGTTTTGAAAGAACATAATGTTGCCGAAAAAGATATTAAGTTCGAATTATTTTCTACTTCTTCTTCAGATAATAATACTGCAATTTCTAGTGATGGACATACAAAAATTACTGTTTTAGTTGATGATGACGAAACCACTTTTGAAATGTCAAAAAAACAAACAGTTCTAGAAGCTGCTTTAAAACAAGGAATTGATGCTCCTTATTCTTGTCAAGGTGGAATTTGCAGTTCATGTTTAGCCAGAATAACTTCTGGTTCTGCAATTATGACCAAAAACTCTATCCTTACTGATGGTGAAATTGCCGATGGATTAATTTTAACCTGTCAAGCACATCCGACTTCTGATGAGATTTATGTAGATTATGATGATGTTTAA
- a CDS encoding DUF5687 family protein — protein MIKHFISLEWKSFVRSASFSTNLALKILMALGALYFTAIFIILGVGVYFILEDAGLKPFETVNKFLIYYFTADLVIRYFLQSTPVMNIKPLIILNIKKNTIVNFVIGKSALSFFNFLHAFFFIPFSIVLLKEGFNPMQVVFWHISVFSIIYSMNFINVLVNKKDSIFYVVLAIVGGFGLAQYYGWFDVTVYTSTFFQGMYDTSYLFLFPIAALVLLYYFNFKFFKNNLTLDTGLAVKSKEATTENLTFLDQFGTLGTFLKNDIKLLKRNKRSRTTVIMSVVFIFYGLLFFTNAIEAYNNPAMHVFAGIFVSGGFLFTFGQFVPSWDSAYYQLMMSQNIPYREYIKSKWWLMVIGTVASTILASFYLYFGWHIYLLIVVGAIFNIGVNSHLVMLGGAFVKTPIDLASSKQAFGNKQAFNMKTMLISLPKLLLPMALYATGYYIFSPNVGLLFVAGAGILGFAFRNKVFTMIEKIYKTEKYATISAYKQTN, from the coding sequence ATGATAAAACATTTCATTTCTCTCGAATGGAAATCTTTTGTTCGTTCGGCTTCTTTCAGCACTAATTTAGCTTTAAAAATTTTGATGGCACTTGGCGCATTATATTTTACGGCTATATTTATAATTCTTGGTGTTGGCGTTTATTTTATTCTAGAAGATGCAGGGTTAAAACCATTTGAAACCGTCAATAAATTTCTAATTTATTACTTTACTGCCGATTTAGTCATTCGTTATTTTTTGCAATCAACACCTGTGATGAACATCAAACCGTTGATAATTTTAAACATTAAGAAAAATACCATTGTCAACTTTGTAATCGGTAAATCGGCGTTGTCGTTTTTCAATTTTCTACACGCTTTCTTTTTTATTCCTTTTTCAATTGTATTACTAAAAGAAGGTTTTAATCCAATGCAAGTAGTTTTTTGGCATATTAGTGTTTTCAGTATTATTTATTCTATGAATTTCATCAATGTTCTAGTCAACAAAAAAGATAGTATTTTCTATGTTGTTTTGGCAATCGTTGGTGGATTTGGATTAGCACAATATTATGGTTGGTTTGATGTAACTGTTTATACTTCTACATTTTTTCAAGGAATGTATGATACCAGTTATTTGTTTTTATTTCCAATCGCAGCACTAGTTTTATTATATTATTTTAACTTCAAATTTTTCAAAAATAATCTAACACTTGATACAGGTTTAGCAGTAAAAAGTAAAGAAGCCACAACCGAAAACCTTACTTTTTTAGACCAATTTGGAACTTTAGGAACGTTTCTTAAAAATGACATCAAACTTTTAAAACGAAACAAACGCTCAAGAACAACTGTAATTATGAGTGTTGTTTTTATCTTTTATGGACTTTTGTTTTTCACCAATGCTATAGAAGCTTATAACAATCCAGCCATGCATGTTTTTGCTGGTATATTTGTCTCGGGTGGATTTTTATTCACATTCGGACAATTTGTTCCAAGTTGGGATAGCGCTTATTATCAACTGATGATGAGTCAAAATATTCCATACCGCGAATACATTAAATCAAAATGGTGGTTGATGGTTATCGGAACGGTTGCTTCTACTATTTTGGCATCATTTTATTTATATTTTGGCTGGCATATTTACTTATTAATTGTTGTTGGTGCTATTTTTAATATTGGTGTCAATTCACATTTGGTTATGCTTGGCGGAGCTTTTGTTAAAACACCAATCGATTTAGCAAGTTCAAAACAAGCCTTTGGAAACAAGCAAGCTTTCAATATGAAAACCATGCTAATTTCATTGCCAAAATTATTATTACCAATGGCTTTATATGCGACAGGTTATTATATTTTTTCGCCAAATGTTGGTTTACTTTTTGTTGCTGGAGCAGGAATTTTAGGATTTGCATTCAGAAACAAAGTATTTACCATGATTGAAAAAATATATAAAACCGAAAAGTACGCTACTATTTCAGCTTACAAACAAACAAACTAA
- a CDS encoding ABC transporter ATP-binding protein, which translates to MIQVNNLSKIYTNGKKVLNIANLEIPKGQSFGLVGNNGAGKTTFFSLLLDLIEPTTGSIKNNEVVVNQSEAWKPFTAAFIDESFLIGYLTAEEYFYFIGDLRGQNKADVDALLKKHESFFNNEILNNKKYLRDLSKGNMKKVGIIAALIGNPEVVILDEPFANLDPTTVSRLKKIIKELADNPEVTVLVSSHDLVHTVEVCDRIVALNLGEVVKDIQTTPETLKELEEFFAV; encoded by the coding sequence ATGATACAAGTAAACAATCTTTCAAAAATATATACCAACGGTAAAAAAGTATTAAACATTGCTAATCTTGAAATTCCAAAAGGACAAAGTTTTGGTTTAGTAGGAAATAATGGTGCTGGAAAAACTACTTTTTTTAGTCTATTATTAGATTTGATTGAACCAACAACAGGTTCAATAAAAAACAATGAAGTAGTTGTAAATCAAAGCGAAGCTTGGAAACCATTTACGGCAGCTTTTATCGACGAGAGTTTTTTAATTGGATATTTAACTGCCGAAGAATACTTTTATTTTATTGGTGATTTACGCGGACAAAACAAAGCCGATGTTGATGCTTTACTTAAAAAACACGAAAGTTTTTTTAATAACGAGATATTAAACAACAAGAAATACCTTCGCGATTTATCGAAAGGAAACATGAAAAAAGTTGGAATCATTGCGGCTTTAATCGGAAATCCAGAAGTAGTAATTTTAGACGAACCGTTTGCCAACCTTGACCCAACAACCGTTAGCCGATTAAAAAAAATCATTAAAGAATTAGCGGATAATCCTGAGGTTACGGTTTTAGTTTCCAGTCACGATTTAGTTCATACAGTTGAGGTTTGCGACAGAATTGTTGCATTAAATCTTGGTGAAGTGGTAAAAGACATTCAAACTACGCCAGAAACTTTAAAAGAATTAGAAGAGTTTTTCGCGGTTTAG
- the porW gene encoding type IX secretion system periplasmic lipoprotein PorW/SprE: MKTKITKRLFLLGFLFFLIACSTRKNTFLSRNSHALSTKYNILYNGDLALEQGLLELKTQYQDNFWELLPVERMQIKEEQLLPNENRNPNFERAEEKATKAIQKHSMNIQGSEKNPQMDEAHLLLGKARYYDQRFVPALEAFNYVLYKYPKSSKIYEVKIWREKTNMRLENDQLAVNNLRKLLKEIKFKDQIFADANAVLAQAFLNLEEKDSAVAKLKLAREFTKSNEEKSRYHFILGQLYEKLGYKDSAFASYQEVIDMNRRAARQYVIHAHINQTRQNEFKKGDTIAFLKKWNHLIDDRENRPFLDALYHQKAKFYESQENFAKAKENYNLSLKKKSQDQYLVASNYRNLATIYFNDAKYPTAGKYYDSTLVYLKPRTREFNAIKKKRENLEDVIKYEAIAQKNDSIISLYKMSASEKVAYYEKYIDKLKIADAKQQKELEKQAQIKANSETFGEDKLDGQTGVKSTIEKPTTNFLSGAKSNFYFYNPTTIAYGKKEFTKIWGKRKLVDNWRFSSQLSKDNSSDIDEKDSKENDIAESKGKEDSSENPAYNPDFYISQLPTSQTVIDSLSKERNFAYYQLGVIYKEKFKEYQLAVNKLEQLLKNNPEERLILPSMYNLYKLYEILDKNKALAMKARIIAEYPDSRYAQILSNPQDQFAEDSDSPKAVYEALFKQYQEGNFKEVLVKTDLAIDRFTGEEIVPKLELLKANLVGKLNGLDEYQQALNYVALNYPNVEEGKTAEKKINVSLPKLQALQLGKYESTNWKILYQSKDFDDKNTKNLREKIAKFIKDRGLEKLTISLDIYTMTDNFVVIHGMKSEDYAKTIASFLKEFKEYKIPDVPIIISTENYTVAQIKKNLDDYLAGKLVDNPQAPNWDGTLEKAPVTQQEEPKQENPKGKQQVNQQSLDAKKGAKAEENQNSFGPPPSPQMPPTEKKR; encoded by the coding sequence TTGAAAACTAAAATTACAAAACGACTTTTTTTACTAGGATTTCTATTTTTTTTGATAGCTTGTTCTACCAGAAAAAACACATTCCTATCAAGAAATTCACATGCTTTAAGCACAAAATATAACATCTTATACAATGGTGATTTGGCTTTAGAACAAGGCTTACTTGAACTAAAAACCCAATATCAAGATAATTTTTGGGAATTGCTTCCTGTTGAAAGAATGCAGATTAAGGAAGAGCAATTGCTCCCTAATGAAAATAGAAATCCTAATTTTGAACGTGCCGAAGAAAAAGCAACCAAAGCTATTCAAAAGCATTCGATGAACATTCAAGGTTCAGAGAAAAACCCACAAATGGATGAAGCGCATTTGCTTTTAGGAAAAGCAAGATATTATGACCAAAGATTTGTTCCTGCTCTTGAGGCATTTAATTACGTGTTGTATAAATATCCAAAAAGCAGCAAGATTTATGAAGTAAAAATTTGGCGCGAAAAAACCAACATGCGTCTTGAAAACGACCAATTAGCAGTAAATAATCTTAGAAAGTTACTAAAAGAAATTAAATTTAAAGATCAAATTTTTGCTGATGCAAATGCGGTTTTGGCGCAAGCTTTTTTGAACTTAGAAGAAAAAGATAGCGCTGTCGCAAAGTTGAAATTGGCAAGAGAATTTACAAAATCAAACGAAGAAAAATCAAGATATCATTTTATTCTCGGGCAACTTTACGAAAAGCTTGGATATAAAGATAGTGCTTTTGCAAGTTATCAAGAAGTGATTGATATGAACAGAAGAGCTGCACGTCAATATGTAATTCACGCTCATATTAATCAAACGAGACAAAATGAATTTAAAAAAGGTGATACAATTGCTTTCTTAAAAAAATGGAATCATTTGATTGATGATAGAGAAAACAGACCATTTTTGGATGCTTTATACCATCAAAAAGCGAAGTTTTATGAATCACAAGAGAATTTCGCTAAAGCAAAAGAAAACTACAATCTTTCTCTAAAAAAGAAATCTCAAGATCAATATTTAGTTGCTTCAAACTATAGAAATTTAGCAACTATTTACTTTAACGATGCCAAATATCCAACAGCTGGTAAATATTACGATAGCACATTGGTGTATTTAAAACCAAGAACTAGAGAATTTAATGCTATCAAAAAGAAAAGAGAAAATCTTGAAGATGTAATTAAATATGAAGCAATTGCTCAAAAAAATGACAGTATAATTTCTTTGTATAAAATGTCTGCTTCTGAAAAAGTTGCTTATTATGAAAAATATATTGATAAGTTAAAAATTGCCGATGCAAAGCAACAAAAAGAATTAGAAAAACAAGCACAAATAAAAGCCAATTCGGAGACTTTTGGAGAAGATAAATTAGACGGTCAAACAGGTGTAAAAAGTACAATTGAAAAACCAACTACCAACTTTTTATCAGGAGCGAAATCAAATTTCTACTTCTATAATCCAACGACTATTGCTTATGGCAAAAAAGAATTTACGAAAATTTGGGGCAAAAGAAAGTTAGTTGATAATTGGAGATTTTCATCTCAACTTTCAAAAGATAATTCCTCAGATATTGACGAAAAAGATTCAAAAGAAAATGATATTGCAGAGTCAAAAGGAAAAGAAGATTCAAGCGAAAATCCAGCTTATAATCCTGATTTTTATATAAGTCAACTACCAACTTCGCAAACAGTTATTGACAGCTTGTCGAAAGAACGAAATTTTGCATATTATCAACTTGGAGTTATTTATAAAGAGAAATTCAAGGAATATCAGCTAGCAGTAAATAAGTTAGAACAATTATTAAAAAACAACCCTGAAGAACGATTGATTTTACCATCAATGTATAACTTGTACAAGCTTTATGAAATTTTAGACAAAAATAAAGCATTGGCGATGAAAGCTAGAATAATTGCTGAATATCCAGATTCAAGATATGCTCAAATTTTAAGTAATCCTCAAGACCAATTTGCAGAAGATAGCGATTCGCCAAAAGCAGTTTACGAAGCTTTATTTAAGCAATATCAAGAAGGAAATTTTAAAGAAGTTTTAGTTAAAACAGATTTGGCTATTGATAGATTTACAGGTGAAGAAATTGTTCCAAAACTTGAATTACTTAAAGCTAATTTAGTTGGAAAGTTAAATGGATTGGACGAATACCAACAAGCGTTAAACTATGTAGCTTTAAATTATCCAAATGTAGAAGAAGGGAAAACTGCTGAGAAAAAAATTAATGTAAGTTTACCAAAATTACAAGCTTTACAATTAGGAAAATATGAATCTACGAATTGGAAAATTTTATATCAATCTAAAGATTTTGATGATAAAAACACAAAAAATCTACGAGAAAAAATAGCTAAATTTATTAAGGATAGAGGTTTAGAGAAGTTGACAATTTCTCTAGATATTTATACTATGACTGATAATTTTGTGGTTATTCATGGAATGAAATCTGAAGATTATGCTAAAACAATTGCTTCTTTTTTGAAAGAGTTTAAAGAGTATAAAATTCCAGATGTTCCAATTATTATTTCGACGGAAAATTATACTGTAGCTCAAATCAAGAAAAACCTTGATGACTATTTAGCAGGTAAATTAGTTGATAATCCACAAGCACCTAATTGGGATGGAACTTTAGAAAAAGCTCCTGTTACCCAACAGGAAGAACCAAAACAAGAAAATCCTAAAGGTAAACAGCAAGTAAATCAACAATCATTGGATGCTAAAAAAGGTGCTAAGGCTGAGGAAAATCAAAATTCTTTTGGTCCGCCGCCATCACCACAAATGCCACCAACTGAAAAGAAAAGATAA
- a CDS encoding bactofilin family protein gives MFEKKTKSYTDLLGKTNRIVEGTIIKGDVFSASDVRIDGQLIGNFQTKSKIVIGPTGNIKGDIICKNADIEGIFEGKIQVQEILNVKSKAHIIGEVVCGKLSVEPGAEFSASCVMKPQVKNMSTDGKSEQEKTA, from the coding sequence ATGTTTGAAAAAAAGACAAAATCTTATACCGATTTATTGGGAAAAACCAATAGAATAGTTGAAGGAACAATTATTAAAGGAGATGTTTTTTCTGCTTCTGATGTTAGAATTGATGGTCAATTAATTGGAAATTTTCAAACAAAAAGCAAGATTGTAATTGGCCCAACAGGAAATATAAAAGGAGATATTATTTGTAAAAACGCTGATATCGAAGGAATATTTGAAGGGAAAATTCAAGTTCAAGAAATCCTTAATGTAAAATCTAAAGCTCACATCATTGGAGAAGTTGTTTGCGGTAAACTTTCTGTAGAACCAGGAGCAGAATTTTCTGCTTCGTGTGTCATGAAACCACAAGTAAAAAACATGTCAACTGATGGAAAATCAGAACAAGAAAAAACGGCCTAA
- a CDS encoding AtpZ/AtpI family protein, whose amino-acid sequence MENQNKKKRPNKWLVLINIPIQMGIVIFLFAYLGKWLDTNYPNKHSVYIKVLTLFGVAIAFYNLNRQLKKLNDSDKNEF is encoded by the coding sequence ATGGAAAATCAGAACAAGAAAAAACGGCCTAACAAATGGTTGGTTTTAATTAATATTCCAATACAGATGGGAATTGTAATATTCCTTTTTGCTTATCTAGGAAAATGGCTAGACACAAATTATCCAAACAAACATTCGGTTTATATAAAAGTGCTCACTTTGTTTGGTGTAGCCATTGCGTTTTACAACTTGAACCGACAATTAAAAAAACTCAACGACTCTGATAAAAATGAATTCTAA
- the atpB gene encoding F0F1 ATP synthase subunit A — translation MVISKKPLLFIYATLVAILPFIGYANPTDSTTVSHQVAHATETTHDDTKGLTKEQIKEKETKEFIKHHLLDSHDFHLFSYGKDESGHEKHLSFPLPVILWDNGIHFFMSSKFEHGHAAAESNGNYYAINHHNGQIYRSDANGNFTEDEKGHVTNVKPIDLSITKNVSMILITGLIMFLLFYSLGKSYKKNGSIAAGAGRFFEPIILYVRDEIAIPNIGEKHYRKYMSFLLTIFFFVWFLNMFGLTPLGVNVTGNIAVTASLAILAYLITTFTAKKDYWKHIFWMPGVPVPMKFILAPIELLGTFIKPFSLMIRLYANMLAGHVVLMSLIALMYSANHFVGSPLAFLLSFVLTILEVLVALLQAYIFTMLAALYFGSAVEEHHHDEAHH, via the coding sequence ATGGTGATTTCAAAAAAACCACTCCTTTTTATATATGCAACATTAGTTGCGATTTTACCATTCATCGGTTATGCAAATCCAACCGATTCTACTACGGTTTCGCATCAAGTTGCTCACGCAACAGAAACAACTCATGATGATACCAAAGGGTTGACAAAAGAACAAATCAAGGAAAAAGAAACAAAAGAGTTTATCAAACATCACTTGCTTGATTCGCATGACTTTCATTTATTCTCTTATGGAAAAGATGAATCTGGACATGAAAAACATTTAAGTTTTCCTCTTCCAGTTATTCTTTGGGATAATGGAATTCACTTTTTTATGTCTTCAAAATTTGAGCATGGACATGCTGCAGCTGAATCAAATGGAAATTACTATGCAATAAATCATCATAATGGTCAAATATACAGAAGCGACGCTAATGGAAATTTTACTGAAGATGAAAAAGGTCATGTAACTAATGTTAAACCAATAGATTTATCAATAACTAAAAACGTAAGCATGATATTAATCACAGGATTAATTATGTTTTTATTGTTTTATAGTTTAGGTAAGTCATATAAAAAGAATGGTTCAATTGCTGCTGGCGCAGGAAGATTTTTTGAACCAATTATTTTATACGTTAGAGATGAAATTGCTATTCCTAATATTGGAGAGAAACATTATAGAAAATACATGAGTTTCTTATTGACAATATTTTTCTTTGTTTGGTTTTTGAATATGTTTGGATTAACGCCGCTAGGAGTTAATGTTACAGGAAATATTGCTGTTACAGCTTCTTTAGCAATCTTAGCCTATTTAATTACAACATTTACAGCAAAGAAAGATTATTGGAAACACATTTTTTGGATGCCAGGTGTACCAGTTCCAATGAAATTTATTTTAGCCCCTATTGAATTGCTAGGAACATTTATCAAACCATTTTCATTGATGATTCGTTTGTATGCAAACATGTTGGCTGGTCACGTAGTATTAATGAGTTTAATTGCATTAATGTATTCAGCAAATCATTTTGTTGGAAGTCCATTAGCATTCTTATTATCATTTGTACTTACTATATTAGAAGTTTTAGTAGCATTGCTACAAGCTTATATTTTCACAATGTTGGCAGCTTTATATTTTGGTTCGGCAGTTGAAGAACACCACCATGACGAAGCACATCATTAA
- the atpE gene encoding ATP synthase F0 subunit C, whose protein sequence is MEIPRIIGAGLVVIGAGIGIGRIGGSAMDAIARQPEATGKIQTAMLIAAALIEGIGFAAIFAS, encoded by the coding sequence ATGGAAATTCCTAGAATTATTGGAGCAGGATTAGTAGTTATCGGAGCTGGAATTGGTATTGGTAGAATCGGTGGTTCTGCAATGGATGCTATCGCTCGTCAACCAGAAGCTACTGGAAAAATCCAAACAGCTATGCTTATTGCTGCTGCACTTATTGAAGGTATTGGTTTCGCTGCAATTTTCGCATCGTAA
- a CDS encoding F0F1 ATP synthase subunit B, with translation MEELFGQFSLGLFILQFVLFIALVFLLKKFAWKPILDAVNEREDGIKNALLSAENAKKEMQNLKSDNEKLLAEARLERDSMMKEAREIKEKMINDAKSEAQVAGEKMIAQAKAAIESEKNAAMAELKAQVSNLSLDIAEKVLKSELSNKESQTKLVEKMLGDVKLN, from the coding sequence ATGGAAGAATTATTTGGACAGTTTTCATTAGGGTTGTTTATTTTACAATTCGTTTTATTTATCGCATTAGTATTCCTTTTAAAGAAATTTGCTTGGAAACCAATTTTAGATGCAGTTAACGAAAGAGAAGACGGAATAAAAAATGCATTACTTTCTGCTGAAAATGCTAAAAAAGAAATGCAAAACTTGAAATCAGACAATGAAAAATTATTAGCTGAAGCAAGATTAGAACGCGATTCAATGATGAAAGAAGCACGTGAAATCAAAGAAAAAATGATTAACGATGCAAAATCTGAAGCTCAAGTTGCTGGTGAAAAAATGATTGCACAAGCAAAAGCTGCTATCGAAAGCGAAAAAAATGCTGCAATGGCAGAATTAAAAGCACAAGTTTCTAATTTGTCATTAGACATTGCAGAAAAAGTATTAAAAAGTGAATTGTCAAATAAAGAATCTCAAACCAAATTGGTTGAGAAAATGTTAGGCGACGTTAAATTAAATTAA
- the atpH gene encoding ATP synthase F1 subunit delta, which yields MDMSRAAIRYAKAILEIADSNGNATKVNNDMKSIVETVSSNQELSDFLASPIIASDLKMNALSEVFSSVESESKSLFKLLQENKRFEILLPIAEQFNAQYDVLNGIEIAKVTTAIPMDAALEAQVLAKIGTISDKKITLQNTIDPSIIGGFILRIGDKQYNASVANRLQELRREFLN from the coding sequence ATCGATATGTCTAGAGCTGCGATTAGATATGCAAAAGCAATTTTAGAAATTGCAGATTCAAATGGAAATGCTACTAAAGTAAATAACGATATGAAATCTATTGTTGAAACTGTTAGCTCAAACCAAGAATTAAGCGATTTTTTAGCTAGTCCTATTATTGCATCTGATTTAAAAATGAATGCTTTGTCTGAAGTTTTCTCTTCAGTTGAAAGCGAATCAAAATCATTATTTAAATTATTGCAAGAAAATAAAAGATTTGAAATCTTGTTGCCTATAGCGGAACAATTCAATGCACAATATGATGTACTGAATGGAATTGAAATAGCTAAAGTAACTACAGCAATTCCAATGGATGCAGCTTTAGAAGCACAGGTTTTAGCAAAAATCGGAACCATTTCAGATAAAAAAATAACGCTTCAAAATACTATTGATCCATCAATCATTGGAGGTTTTATTTTGAGAATAGGTGATAAACAATATAACGCATCTGTAGCAAACAGATTGCAAGAATTAAGAAGAGAGTTTTTAAATTAA